One window of the Archangium primigenium genome contains the following:
- a CDS encoding DUF47 domain-containing protein, with protein sequence MLEKLMPKSDEFFDDFDAQCAVTVEGARMLHALLSDYKDVATRVQALKDVEHRGDEVTHTAFNRLHQQFITPFDRGQIHSLLSRIDDVLDLTNAAAARLQYYEIESSLPDATELARLLVLCTEKVREVVAALRLIKKPEQILAGVKEIKRLESEADEALRAGLGRLFKSGVDPLTVIKWKEIYDLIEMATDKCQDVGNVIEGVVLEHS encoded by the coding sequence ATGCTCGAGAAGCTGATGCCCAAGTCGGACGAGTTCTTCGACGACTTCGACGCCCAGTGCGCCGTCACCGTGGAGGGCGCCCGCATGCTGCACGCCCTCCTGAGCGACTACAAGGACGTGGCCACCCGGGTGCAGGCCCTCAAGGACGTGGAGCACCGGGGTGACGAGGTCACCCACACCGCCTTCAACCGGTTGCATCAGCAGTTCATCACCCCGTTCGACCGGGGGCAGATCCACAGCCTGTTGTCGCGCATCGACGACGTGCTGGACCTGACGAACGCGGCGGCCGCGCGGCTGCAGTACTACGAGATCGAGAGCAGCCTGCCGGACGCCACGGAGCTGGCGCGCCTGCTGGTGCTGTGCACCGAGAAGGTGCGCGAGGTGGTGGCGGCGCTGCGGCTCATCAAGAAGCCCGAGCAGATCCTCGCGGGCGTCAAGGAGATCAAGCGCCTGGAGTCCGAGGCGGACGAGGCCCTGCGCGCGGGCCTGGGCCGGCTGTTCAAGAGCGGCGTGGATCCGCTCACGGTCATCAAGTGGAAGGAAATCTACGACCTCATCGAGATGGCCACGGACAAGTGCCAGGACGTGGGCAACGTGATCGAAGGCGTGGTCCTGGAGCACTCCTGA
- a CDS encoding inorganic phosphate transporter codes for MLLTAVVLIVAVALIFDFINGFHDAANSIATVVGTRVLSPNLAVAWAAFFNFIAAFGGGVKVANTMGKGIIDFEMLRAQGSEAVLIVIFSALMGAIAWNLLTWWWGLPSSSSHALAGGMIGATLPVLGFNGLVGSGIGKIAAFIVLSPLIGMTLGTVMMLASTWSVHRQTPLKVDTWFRRLQLVSSAIFSYSHGTNDAQKVMGIIAVVLYGTIWKDRPFEITTWMILSCHAAIAMGTFFGGWRIVKTMGHSLTKLAPIGGFAAETGGGVTIIALAKLGIPVSTTHTITGAIVGVGSTRGWRAVKWGVAGRIIWAWVFTIPAAALMAVLVYGVSRLVVMALS; via the coding sequence ATGTTGCTCACCGCTGTCGTCCTGATCGTCGCGGTCGCCCTGATATTTGACTTCATCAACGGTTTTCACGACGCGGCCAACTCGATCGCCACCGTCGTGGGCACCCGGGTGCTCTCGCCCAACCTGGCGGTGGCCTGGGCGGCCTTCTTCAACTTCATCGCGGCGTTTGGCGGTGGGGTGAAGGTGGCCAACACCATGGGCAAGGGCATCATCGACTTCGAGATGCTGCGGGCCCAGGGCTCGGAGGCGGTGCTCATCGTCATCTTCTCGGCGCTCATGGGCGCCATCGCCTGGAACCTGCTCACCTGGTGGTGGGGCCTGCCGTCCTCGTCGTCCCACGCGCTGGCGGGCGGGATGATCGGCGCGACGCTGCCGGTGCTCGGCTTCAATGGCCTGGTGGGCTCGGGCATCGGGAAGATCGCCGCCTTCATCGTGCTCTCGCCGCTCATCGGCATGACGCTGGGCACGGTGATGATGCTGGCGAGCACCTGGTCGGTGCACCGGCAGACGCCGCTCAAGGTGGACACGTGGTTTCGCCGCCTGCAGCTCGTCTCCTCGGCCATCTTCTCCTACAGCCACGGCACCAACGACGCCCAGAAGGTGATGGGCATCATCGCCGTGGTGCTCTACGGCACCATCTGGAAGGACCGCCCCTTCGAGATCACGACGTGGATGATCCTCTCGTGCCACGCGGCCATCGCGATGGGGACGTTCTTCGGTGGCTGGCGGATCGTCAAGACCATGGGCCACAGCCTCACGAAGCTCGCGCCCATTGGCGGCTTCGCGGCGGAGACGGGCGGCGGCGTCACCATCATCGCGCTGGCCAAGCTGGGCATCCCCGTGTCCACCACGCACACCATCACCGGGGCCATCGTGGGCGTGGGCTCCACCCGGGGCTGGCGCGCGGTGAAGTGGGGCGTGGCCGGCCGCATCATCTGGGCGTGGGTGTTCACCATTCCCGCCGCGGCGCTCATGGCGGTGCTCGTCTACGGCGTGTCCCGGCTGGTCGTCATGGCCTTGAGCTGA
- a CDS encoding urease accessory protein UreD — translation MNASLMIQREHTFPAMPSSPRREGSARLVFERVGPRTVVRTALAHSPLRLLTPRNHGHAAWVYTSSLGGGLVNGDQLHLDIEVAPGASALLSSQGSTRVYRSPRGCQSEVVARVGEGGLLALVPDPTVCFAGAHFTQRQDIQLAPGASLVLMDVVNAGRSANGERWAFTHFSSALRVHQEGRALFDERWLLDPAHGALPERLGRFDALATVLLVGPAFAEAREALAIQVGKLPVIPRAGLICSTSPLGTEGLVLRAAATSAETLLRSAREWLGFLASLLGDDPWARRA, via the coding sequence ATGAACGCGAGCCTCATGATTCAGCGGGAGCACACCTTTCCGGCAATGCCCTCCTCGCCTCGACGTGAAGGCAGCGCGCGGCTCGTGTTCGAGCGGGTGGGTCCGCGCACGGTGGTGCGCACCGCGCTCGCGCACAGCCCGCTGCGGCTGCTCACCCCACGCAACCACGGCCACGCGGCCTGGGTGTACACGAGCTCGCTCGGCGGCGGCCTCGTGAATGGAGACCAACTCCACCTGGACATCGAGGTCGCGCCCGGGGCCTCGGCGCTCCTGTCGAGCCAGGGCTCCACGCGCGTCTACCGCTCGCCCCGGGGCTGCCAGAGTGAAGTCGTCGCCCGCGTGGGCGAGGGCGGTCTGCTCGCGCTCGTGCCGGATCCCACCGTGTGCTTCGCGGGCGCCCACTTCACCCAGCGCCAGGACATCCAGCTCGCCCCGGGTGCCTCGCTCGTGTTGATGGACGTGGTGAACGCGGGCCGCAGCGCCAATGGCGAGCGCTGGGCCTTCACCCACTTCTCCTCCGCGCTCCGGGTCCACCAGGAGGGCCGCGCCCTGTTCGACGAGCGCTGGCTGCTGGATCCCGCCCACGGTGCCCTGCCCGAGCGCCTGGGCCGCTTCGACGCCCTCGCCACGGTGCTCCTGGTGGGGCCCGCCTTCGCCGAGGCCCGCGAGGCCCTGGCCATTCAGGTGGGCAAGCTGCCCGTCATTCCCCGCGCGGGTCTCATCTGCTCGACGAGCCCGCTCGGCACCGAGGGTCTGGTGCTCCGCGCCGCCGCCACCTCCGCCGAGACCCTGCTGCGCTCGGCGCGCGAATGGTTGGGGTTCCTCGCATCGCTCCTGGGGGACGATCCCTGGGCCCGTCGGGCGTGA
- the ureC gene encoding urease subunit alpha: MSRKMDRRHYADMFGPTTGDRVRLGDTGLVARVDKDFTVYGDECKFGGGKVLRDGMGQKSGASDAEALDCVITNALILDWTGIYKADIGIKAGRIVGIGKAGNPDVMAGVTPGLVVGVTTEAIAGEGLIVTAGGIDSHIHFICPQQADEAIASGITTWVGGGTGPATGTNATTCTPGAWNLRRMLEACDNIPLNIGLTGKGNSSRPEGLLEQIAAGAIGLKLHEDWGTTPSTIDTCLTVAEGEDVQITIHTDTLNESGFVDDSMAAFKGRTIHTYHSEGAGGGHAPDIIRVCGEPNVLPSSTNPTRPYTTNTLDEHLDMLMVCHHLDREIPEDVAFAESRIRGATIAAEDVLHDLGAISMISSDSQAMGRVGEVITRTWQTAHKMREQRGRLSEEQGDNDNLRIRRYVAKYTINPAIAHGLSHEVGSVETGKLADLVLWRPAFFGLRPELVIKGGFIAWSQMGDAGASIPTPQPYIMRPMFGARGRATGATSLAFVSGRALAEGTVRGLGLAKQLVAVRHCRGIGKRDMKLNDALPVITVDSESYEVRADGQLLVCEPAVRLPLAQRYSLF; the protein is encoded by the coding sequence ATGAGCCGGAAGATGGATCGCCGTCACTACGCGGACATGTTCGGTCCCACCACGGGCGACCGCGTGCGCCTGGGCGACACGGGGCTGGTGGCGCGGGTGGACAAGGACTTCACCGTCTACGGCGACGAGTGCAAGTTCGGCGGTGGCAAGGTGCTGCGCGACGGCATGGGCCAGAAGTCCGGCGCGAGCGACGCCGAGGCGCTCGACTGTGTCATCACCAACGCGCTCATCCTCGACTGGACGGGCATCTACAAGGCGGACATCGGCATCAAGGCGGGGCGCATCGTCGGCATCGGCAAGGCGGGCAACCCGGACGTGATGGCGGGCGTGACGCCGGGCCTGGTGGTGGGCGTCACCACCGAGGCCATCGCGGGAGAGGGCCTCATCGTCACGGCGGGCGGCATCGACTCGCACATCCACTTCATCTGTCCCCAGCAGGCGGACGAGGCCATCGCCAGCGGCATCACCACCTGGGTGGGCGGCGGCACGGGCCCGGCCACGGGCACCAACGCGACCACGTGTACGCCGGGCGCGTGGAACCTGCGGCGCATGCTGGAGGCGTGCGACAACATCCCGCTCAACATCGGCCTCACGGGCAAGGGCAACAGCTCGCGGCCCGAGGGCCTCCTGGAGCAGATCGCCGCGGGGGCCATCGGCCTCAAGCTGCACGAGGACTGGGGCACGACGCCCTCCACCATCGACACGTGCCTCACCGTGGCCGAGGGCGAGGACGTGCAGATCACCATCCACACGGACACGCTCAACGAGTCGGGCTTCGTGGATGACTCCATGGCGGCGTTCAAGGGCCGCACCATCCACACCTACCACTCCGAGGGCGCGGGCGGCGGCCATGCCCCGGACATCATCCGGGTGTGCGGCGAGCCCAACGTGCTGCCGAGTTCCACCAACCCCACGCGGCCGTACACGACGAACACGCTGGATGAGCACCTGGACATGCTCATGGTGTGTCACCACCTGGACCGCGAGATTCCCGAGGACGTGGCCTTCGCGGAGAGCCGCATCCGGGGCGCCACCATCGCCGCCGAGGACGTGCTGCACGACCTGGGCGCCATCAGCATGATCTCCTCGGACAGCCAGGCCATGGGCCGGGTGGGCGAGGTCATCACCCGCACGTGGCAGACGGCGCACAAGATGCGCGAGCAGCGCGGGCGGCTGAGCGAGGAGCAGGGCGACAACGACAACCTGCGCATCCGCCGCTACGTGGCCAAGTACACCATCAACCCGGCCATCGCCCACGGCCTCTCGCACGAGGTGGGCTCGGTGGAGACGGGCAAGCTCGCGGACCTGGTGCTCTGGCGTCCGGCGTTCTTCGGCCTGCGTCCGGAGCTGGTGATCAAGGGCGGCTTCATCGCCTGGTCGCAGATGGGGGACGCGGGCGCGTCCATCCCCACGCCGCAGCCCTACATCATGCGGCCCATGTTCGGCGCGCGCGGACGGGCCACGGGCGCCACCAGCCTCGCCTTCGTGTCCGGCCGGGCCCTGGCCGAGGGCACGGTGCGGGGCCTGGGGCTCGCCAAGCAGCTCGTGGCGGTGCGCCACTGCCGGGGCATCGGCAAGCGCGACATGAAGCTCAACGACGCCCTGCCCGTCATCACCGTGGACTCGGAGTCCTACGAGGTGCGCGCGGACGGTCAGCTCCTCGTCTGCGAACCCGCGGTCCGCCTGCCGCTCGCCCAGCGCTACTCGCTGTTCTAG
- a CDS encoding pyridoxal phosphate-dependent decarboxylase family protein produces MDLPDLENSLLRHVPPRWISVAERYLKRVPVLRERLEKETDAMLAGLEKDLKPYRDQVPTHTTLPAQGLPRAEVLRELGVMEAHEHARWQEGYVSGAVYHGDAEHIGFLNEVYARNSQSNPLHADLWPSATKFEAEVVAMTADMLGAAEANAGKAPREHVCGSLSSGGTESILLAMKTYRDQAREERGITQPEMVAPASAHPAFEKAAHYFGIRMIRVPVGPDYRADVDATRKALTRNTIVVIGSAPSFPHGVIDPIEALSELARERGIGFHTDACLGGFVLPWARRLGYPVPPFDFRLPGVTSMSADTHKFGYAAKGTSVVLYRGQALRSHQYFTSTEWSGGIYFSPGFAGSRPGALIAAAWASLLSTGEAGYLDATRRILATADVIKRGIRAIPELYVLGDPLFVIAFGARELDIYQVMERLGTKGWNLNGLHRPAAVHLCVTLRHTQPGVAERFLADLQEAVAHVRAHPSDKGTMAPVYGMAGTVPFRGVLSDLLKKYMDLIAKV; encoded by the coding sequence ATGGACCTGCCCGATCTGGAAAACTCCCTGCTGCGGCACGTGCCGCCCCGTTGGATCTCCGTCGCCGAGCGCTACCTCAAGCGCGTGCCCGTGCTGCGCGAGCGGCTGGAGAAGGAGACGGACGCGATGCTCGCGGGGCTGGAGAAGGACCTCAAGCCCTACCGCGACCAGGTGCCCACCCACACGACGCTGCCCGCCCAGGGGCTGCCCCGCGCGGAGGTGCTGCGGGAGCTGGGCGTGATGGAGGCCCACGAGCACGCGCGCTGGCAGGAGGGCTACGTCTCGGGCGCCGTGTACCACGGGGACGCCGAGCACATCGGCTTCCTCAACGAGGTCTACGCGCGCAACTCGCAGAGCAACCCCTTGCACGCGGACCTCTGGCCGAGCGCCACCAAGTTCGAGGCCGAGGTGGTGGCCATGACGGCGGACATGCTCGGCGCCGCCGAGGCCAACGCGGGCAAGGCGCCCCGGGAGCACGTGTGCGGCTCGCTGTCCTCGGGCGGCACGGAGAGCATCCTCCTGGCCATGAAGACGTACCGGGACCAGGCGCGCGAGGAGCGGGGCATCACCCAGCCGGAGATGGTGGCGCCCGCGAGCGCCCACCCCGCCTTCGAGAAGGCCGCGCACTACTTCGGCATCCGGATGATCCGCGTGCCCGTGGGGCCGGACTACCGCGCCGACGTGGACGCCACGCGCAAGGCCCTCACGCGCAACACCATCGTGGTCATCGGCTCGGCGCCCTCCTTCCCCCACGGCGTCATCGACCCCATCGAGGCCCTGTCCGAGCTGGCGCGCGAGCGCGGCATCGGCTTCCACACGGACGCGTGCCTGGGCGGCTTCGTGCTGCCGTGGGCGCGTCGGCTGGGCTACCCCGTGCCGCCCTTCGACTTCCGCCTGCCGGGAGTCACCTCCATGTCCGCGGACACGCACAAGTTCGGCTACGCGGCCAAGGGCACGTCGGTGGTGCTCTACCGGGGCCAGGCGCTGCGCTCCCACCAGTATTTCACCTCCACCGAGTGGTCCGGCGGCATCTACTTCTCGCCTGGCTTCGCGGGCAGCCGGCCCGGCGCGCTCATCGCGGCGGCGTGGGCCTCGCTCCTGTCCACCGGCGAGGCGGGCTACCTGGACGCCACCCGGCGCATCCTCGCCACCGCGGACGTCATCAAGCGGGGCATCCGCGCCATTCCCGAGTTGTACGTGCTGGGCGACCCGCTGTTCGTCATCGCCTTCGGGGCCCGGGAGCTGGACATCTACCAGGTGATGGAGCGGCTGGGCACGAAGGGCTGGAATCTCAATGGCTTGCACAGGCCCGCGGCCGTGCACCTGTGTGTGACCCTGCGGCATACCCAGCCGGGCGTGGCCGAGCGCTTCCTCGCGGACCTCCAGGAGGCGGTGGCCCACGTGCGCGCCCACCCGAGCGACAAGGGCACCATGGCGCCGGTCTACGGCATGGCGGGCACGGTGCCCTTCCGGGGCGTCCTGAGCGACCTGCTCAAGAAGTACATGGACCTCATCGCCAAGGTGTAG
- the ureA gene encoding urease subunit gamma encodes MHLTPRDIDKLMLHGAGFLAQKRLARGVRLNYPEAVALIATQLLEFIRDGRGVAELMDLGRKLLGRAQVMEGVPELVAEVQVEGTFPDGSKLVTVHHPIEGEHGDLSLALHGSFLPVPALERFSRANDTEVRPGEVLVEPGELVLNEGREAVTLEVVNRGDRPIQVGSHYPFFETNRALLFDRAKAYGRRLDIPAGTAVRFEPGDPKTVSLVDIAGERVVRGGNALGSGPVTPENRERALAERAARGFGHKEGA; translated from the coding sequence ATGCACCTGACGCCGCGCGATATCGACAAACTCATGCTGCATGGAGCGGGCTTCCTGGCGCAGAAGCGCCTGGCCCGAGGTGTACGGCTCAACTATCCCGAGGCGGTGGCGCTCATCGCCACGCAGCTGCTCGAGTTCATCCGGGACGGGCGGGGCGTGGCGGAGCTGATGGACCTGGGGCGCAAGCTGCTCGGGCGCGCGCAGGTGATGGAGGGCGTGCCGGAGCTGGTGGCCGAGGTGCAGGTGGAGGGCACCTTCCCGGACGGCTCGAAGCTGGTGACGGTGCACCACCCCATCGAGGGTGAGCACGGAGACCTGTCGCTCGCGCTCCACGGCAGCTTCCTGCCGGTGCCCGCGCTGGAGCGCTTCTCGCGCGCGAACGACACCGAGGTGCGGCCGGGCGAGGTGCTGGTGGAGCCGGGCGAGCTGGTGCTCAACGAGGGCCGCGAGGCCGTCACCCTGGAGGTGGTCAACCGGGGAGACCGGCCCATCCAGGTGGGCAGCCACTACCCCTTCTTCGAGACGAACCGGGCGCTGCTCTTCGATCGGGCGAAGGCGTACGGGCGTCGGCTGGACATCCCCGCGGGCACGGCGGTGCGCTTCGAGCCGGGAGACCCCAAGACGGTGTCGCTGGTGGACATCGCGGGCGAGCGGGTGGTGCGCGGGGGCAACGCGTTGGGCTCCGGGCCGGTGACGCCGGAGAACCGGGAGCGCGCCCTGGCGGAGAGGGCCGCGCGGGGCTTCGGACACAAGGAGGGCGCATGA
- a CDS encoding xylulokinase yields MRLAFIVGSPVRYITRVTPSGNASILAIDLGTSAVKLAAVDLRGHILGGTVEPLDLKLLPEGGAEQDPEAWWAAIVRAARRLLDSGAVAARDIIALNTSAQWSGTVAVDERGAPLTPALIWMDSRGRAHVRRRVGGFPSVEGYALHRLLTWVRISGGAPTLSGKDPIGHILYLQEALPDVYRATYKFLEPKDWLNHRLSGRFVSSHDTITLHWVTDNRDLARVAYDDRLLRLAGLPREKLPDLVPAASVLGPLVPEAARALGLSEAVQVISGAPDILAAAVGSGAVRDHEPHLCVGTSSWIGCHVPYKKTDVLHQMGSLPAALPGRYLLTNEQESAGICLTTLKDRVLFGPECTLPEAERFPLLEREASQVAAGSDRLLFLPWLNGERSPVDDPTLRGGFVNQSLSTTRGHLVRAVMEGVANNTRWLFGHVEKFTGRRLDSLRIIGGGARSRLWCQIQADVLDRRIEQVDEPVLANARGAAFQAAVALGRLSVEEIPALAPIRETFEPNPRTRALYDELFGEFLHFHTHNKALFARLNRPRSA; encoded by the coding sequence ATGAGGCTCGCGTTCATCGTCGGCTCTCCCGTTCGCTACATTACCCGGGTGACCCCCTCCGGCAACGCGTCCATCCTGGCCATCGATCTCGGGACCTCGGCCGTGAAGCTGGCCGCCGTGGACCTGCGCGGCCACATCCTCGGTGGCACGGTGGAGCCGCTCGACCTGAAGCTCCTCCCCGAGGGCGGCGCAGAGCAGGACCCCGAGGCCTGGTGGGCCGCCATCGTCCGCGCCGCTCGCCGCCTCCTGGACTCGGGCGCCGTGGCCGCGCGCGACATCATCGCCCTCAACACCAGCGCCCAATGGTCCGGCACCGTCGCCGTCGACGAGCGCGGCGCGCCCCTCACCCCCGCCCTCATCTGGATGGACTCGCGGGGGCGCGCCCACGTGCGGCGCCGCGTCGGCGGTTTCCCCTCCGTCGAGGGGTATGCCCTCCACCGGCTGCTCACCTGGGTGCGCATCTCCGGCGGCGCCCCCACCCTCTCCGGCAAGGATCCGATCGGCCACATCCTCTACCTCCAGGAGGCGCTCCCGGACGTCTACCGCGCCACCTACAAGTTCCTCGAGCCCAAGGACTGGCTCAACCACCGGCTGAGTGGCCGCTTCGTCTCCTCGCACGACACCATCACCCTGCACTGGGTGACGGACAACCGGGACCTCGCGCGCGTCGCCTACGATGACCGACTCCTGCGCCTGGCTGGCCTGCCGCGCGAGAAGCTGCCCGACCTCGTCCCCGCCGCCTCCGTGCTCGGACCCCTCGTGCCCGAGGCCGCCCGGGCGCTCGGCCTGAGCGAGGCCGTGCAGGTCATCTCCGGCGCACCGGACATCCTCGCCGCCGCCGTGGGCTCGGGCGCCGTGCGCGACCACGAGCCCCACCTGTGCGTGGGCACCTCGTCGTGGATCGGCTGTCACGTGCCCTACAAGAAGACGGACGTGCTCCACCAGATGGGCAGCCTGCCCGCCGCGCTCCCCGGCCGCTACCTGCTCACCAACGAGCAGGAGTCCGCCGGCATCTGCCTCACCACCCTCAAGGACCGTGTCCTCTTCGGCCCCGAGTGCACCCTGCCGGAAGCCGAGCGCTTTCCCCTGCTCGAGCGCGAAGCGAGCCAGGTGGCCGCCGGGAGCGACCGGCTGCTCTTCCTGCCCTGGCTCAACGGCGAGCGCAGCCCCGTGGACGACCCCACCCTGCGCGGCGGCTTCGTCAACCAGTCGCTGAGCACGACCCGGGGCCACCTGGTGCGCGCGGTGATGGAGGGCGTGGCGAACAACACGCGCTGGCTCTTCGGCCACGTGGAGAAGTTCACCGGCCGTCGGCTGGACTCGCTGCGCATCATCGGCGGGGGCGCGCGCTCGCGGCTGTGGTGCCAGATTCAGGCGGACGTGCTCGACCGGCGCATCGAGCAGGTGGACGAGCCCGTGCTGGCCAATGCCCGGGGCGCGGCCTTCCAGGCGGCGGTGGCGCTCGGCCGGCTCTCCGTGGAGGAAATCCCCGCGCTCGCGCCCATCCGGGAGACCTTCGAGCCCAACCCCCGCACCCGCGCCCTCTACGACGAGCTCTTCGGCGAATTCCTCCACTTCCACACGCACAACAAGGCCCTCTTCGCGCGGCTCAACCGCCCGCGGAGCGCCTGA
- a CDS encoding urease accessory protein UreF, translated as MGSMWRVLQLADSGFPTGGFAHSGGLEAAVQHGEVRGREGLERFARELLWQVGRGGLPLLGAAHREPERLGEWDARLEAFLTNHVANRASRTQGRAFLDTCARIFPEPVGPVRQAARDAGLRYHHAPVFGAVLRVLDVERLDAQRLLLSLSLRGALSAAVRMGIVGTHESHQLQHACSPLLDEVLAACADLGPDALAQTSPLLDLLGSTHDRLYSRLFLS; from the coding sequence ATGGGCTCCATGTGGAGGGTGTTGCAGCTCGCGGATTCGGGCTTTCCCACCGGGGGCTTCGCGCACTCGGGAGGGCTGGAGGCGGCGGTGCAGCACGGCGAGGTGCGGGGCCGTGAGGGCCTGGAGCGCTTCGCGCGGGAGCTGCTCTGGCAGGTGGGGCGGGGCGGCCTGCCCTTGCTCGGGGCGGCGCACCGCGAGCCCGAGCGGCTGGGCGAGTGGGACGCGCGCCTGGAGGCGTTCCTCACCAACCACGTGGCCAACCGCGCGAGCCGCACCCAGGGCCGGGCCTTCCTGGACACGTGCGCGCGCATCTTCCCCGAGCCGGTGGGCCCCGTGCGTCAGGCCGCGCGCGACGCGGGCCTGCGCTACCACCACGCGCCCGTGTTCGGCGCCGTGCTGCGGGTGCTGGACGTGGAGCGGCTCGACGCCCAGCGGCTCCTGTTGTCCCTGTCGCTCCGGGGCGCGCTGTCGGCGGCGGTGCGCATGGGAATCGTCGGCACGCACGAGTCCCATCAGCTCCAGCACGCCTGTTCGCCCCTGCTGGACGAAGTGCTCGCGGCGTGCGCCGACCTGGGCCCGGACGCGCTCGCGCAGACCTCCCCCTTGCTGGACCTGCTCGGGTCCACGCACGACCGGCTCTACTCCCGACTTTTTCTCTCTTGA
- the ureG gene encoding urease accessory protein UreG gives MHDDHRGHDHGHDDSDHTHEEWEHPGHFHERDKPHRADFAQRSFTIGIGGPVGSGKTALVLALCKALRDTYRLGVVTNDIFTKEDAEFLVRNQALSPERIKAVETGGCPHAAIREDISHNLLALEELMEELKPELLIVESGGDNLAAQYSRELADYTVYVIDVAGGDKVPRKGGPGITQSDLLIINKTDLAPHVGADLSVMDRDARKMRGDGPFVFTQVTKGVGLQEVIDHLVSAWRKATGPASRT, from the coding sequence ATGCACGATGACCACCGCGGCCATGACCATGGCCATGACGATTCCGACCACACCCACGAGGAGTGGGAACACCCGGGGCACTTCCACGAGCGGGACAAGCCCCACCGCGCGGACTTCGCCCAGCGCTCCTTCACCATCGGCATTGGCGGCCCGGTGGGCAGCGGCAAGACGGCGCTGGTGCTGGCGCTGTGCAAGGCGCTGCGCGACACCTACCGGCTGGGCGTGGTGACCAACGACATCTTCACCAAGGAGGACGCCGAGTTCCTCGTGCGCAACCAGGCCCTGTCGCCCGAGCGCATCAAGGCGGTGGAGACGGGCGGCTGCCCCCACGCGGCCATCCGCGAGGACATCAGCCACAACCTCCTGGCGCTCGAGGAGCTGATGGAGGAGCTCAAGCCGGAGCTGCTCATCGTGGAGAGCGGCGGCGACAACCTGGCGGCCCAGTACAGCCGGGAACTGGCCGACTACACCGTCTACGTCATCGACGTGGCGGGCGGGGACAAGGTGCCGCGCAAGGGCGGGCCGGGCATCACCCAGTCCGACCTGCTCATCATCAACAAGACGGACCTGGCGCCGCACGTGGGCGCGGACCTGTCGGTGATGGATCGCGATGCCAGGAAGATGCGGGGCGACGGTCCCTTCGTCTTCACCCAGGTGACCAAGGGCGTGGGACTCCAGGAGGTCATCGACCACCTGGTGTCGGCGTGGCGCAAGGCGACGGGCCCCGCGTCCCGCACCTGA